A window of the Parabacteroides merdae ATCC 43184 genome harbors these coding sequences:
- a CDS encoding SusC/RagA family TonB-linked outer membrane protein: MKRLTFLLFCLLLGIGMANAQTTKVTGTVISAEDNEPIIGASIVVKGTTIGTVTDFNGAFSLDVPSSAKTLVVSFVGMKAQEIGVKPKVNVVLEGDNQMLDEVMIVAYGTAKKSAFTGSAATIKSEKITSRQTSNVTNALSGQVAGVQTTSSSGQPGKDAEVRIRGIGSISASNKPLYVVDGVPYDGEISAISTSDIESMTVLKDAASNALYGARGANGVILITTKKGKSGEARVSLDAKWGVNKRGVPNYETINDPAKFYELNYSSIYNADLKGYAAAGDLAGANAYANQALLSGTYLGYQVYSVPTGELLIGMDGKLNPKATLGYSDGTYYYIPDNWSDEIFENNVRQEYNLSVSGASDKMNYYMSAGYLDDQGIVPNSGFQRYSARLKADYQVKPWLKLGANVSFTHYDSREQDTEGGTSNANIFYASNIMGAIYPMYIRDAQGNIMTDNRGFQRYDYGKKGQDTNGSRNTIPNANPLASYMLDKMKYSGDVVSGKWFADVDIWGGIKAKVNIGVDANNVRNTDMVNPFYGQYSETTGVGGLISVSTQRTFSVNQQYLLTYNKTFDDVHNLDVLAGHENYNYKYQYLYGQREKLYNPNVPELDNGISNQYNSSYSKDYATEGWLFRVQYDYDGKYFGSASYRRDASSCFHPDNRWGNFWSVGAGWLLNKEAFLENQSWINMLKFKISYGLQGNDNLMYQGGLYRNYYPYQDQFTLANSNGDFSTSLYYKGNKDITWETSHSFNTGFDFTFWGGKLSGSAEYFSRKTTDMLYFKPVAASMGYSRFPENVGSMVNRGVEIDLNSNIIETKDFSWSVNLNLTHFKNKVLELAPELNGQMIDAGRIYREDESMFQLYLPKYAGVNPETGESQWALLKPDAEGNTVTTSYSTATENRFATGDILPKVYGGFGTSFTAYGFDLSLSFAYQLGGRILDYTYQEMMSPAATGSALHKDMLNVWTSENKNTDVPRMNVNDKYTNRLSDRFLTSSDYLSLQNITFGYTLPKNLTRKLQIEGVRLYFVADNVALLTARKGLDPRQGYVASDNVYSPIRTISGGISLNF, translated from the coding sequence ATGAAAAGGTTAACTTTCCTTTTATTCTGCCTATTATTAGGTATTGGGATGGCCAACGCTCAGACGACGAAAGTAACAGGTACTGTTATTTCGGCGGAAGACAACGAGCCCATCATTGGTGCATCTATAGTTGTTAAAGGTACGACTATAGGTACAGTAACAGATTTTAACGGTGCATTTTCTCTGGATGTACCAAGTTCTGCAAAGACTCTGGTAGTTTCTTTTGTGGGTATGAAAGCCCAGGAAATTGGGGTTAAGCCGAAAGTAAATGTGGTGTTGGAGGGGGATAATCAAATGCTTGATGAAGTGATGATTGTCGCTTATGGTACTGCCAAGAAAAGTGCTTTTACAGGATCTGCTGCAACAATTAAAAGCGAGAAAATCACCTCTCGTCAAACTTCGAACGTTACGAATGCCTTGAGTGGGCAGGTCGCTGGTGTACAGACAACGAGTAGTAGTGGACAGCCGGGTAAAGATGCAGAGGTCCGGATTCGTGGTATCGGATCTATTTCTGCCAGCAATAAACCTTTATATGTAGTTGACGGTGTCCCCTATGACGGTGAGATTTCGGCGATCAGCACTTCTGATATCGAATCTATGACTGTATTGAAAGATGCTGCTTCTAATGCATTGTATGGTGCCCGTGGTGCTAATGGTGTAATTTTGATTACGACTAAAAAAGGTAAAAGTGGCGAAGCTCGTGTCAGTCTTGATGCAAAATGGGGTGTGAATAAACGAGGAGTACCTAATTATGAAACAATTAATGACCCTGCTAAATTTTATGAATTGAATTATTCTTCTATTTATAATGCAGACTTGAAAGGTTATGCCGCAGCTGGTGATCTGGCCGGTGCCAATGCATATGCTAATCAAGCTTTGCTTTCCGGAACTTATTTAGGATATCAAGTATATTCTGTTCCGACAGGAGAACTGTTGATCGGTATGGATGGAAAACTGAATCCGAAAGCTACGCTTGGTTATTCCGATGGAACCTATTATTATATTCCGGATAATTGGTCGGATGAAATTTTCGAAAATAATGTTCGCCAGGAATATAATTTAAGCGTTAGCGGTGCTTCTGACAAAATGAACTATTATATGTCTGCTGGTTATCTGGATGATCAGGGTATCGTCCCTAATTCAGGTTTTCAACGTTATTCAGCTCGTTTGAAAGCGGATTATCAAGTGAAACCGTGGTTGAAGTTGGGTGCTAATGTTTCATTTACTCACTATGATAGCCGTGAGCAGGATACAGAAGGCGGAACTTCAAATGCGAACATATTTTATGCCTCTAATATTATGGGGGCGATATATCCGATGTATATCCGTGATGCACAGGGAAATATAATGACTGATAACCGTGGCTTCCAACGTTATGATTATGGGAAGAAAGGACAAGATACGAATGGATCTCGTAATACTATCCCTAATGCTAACCCGTTGGCCAGCTATATGTTGGACAAGATGAAATATTCCGGAGACGTAGTTAGCGGCAAATGGTTTGCAGATGTTGATATCTGGGGTGGCATCAAGGCCAAGGTGAATATTGGAGTGGATGCCAATAACGTTCGGAATACCGATATGGTGAATCCGTTCTATGGACAATATTCGGAAACGACAGGTGTCGGTGGTTTGATTTCTGTTTCAACCCAACGTACATTCAGTGTTAATCAGCAGTATTTATTGACATACAATAAAACGTTTGATGATGTACACAATCTGGATGTTTTAGCCGGTCATGAAAATTATAACTATAAATACCAATATTTGTATGGCCAGCGTGAAAAACTGTATAACCCGAATGTCCCGGAATTGGATAATGGTATTTCAAATCAGTATAACTCATCTTATTCAAAAGATTATGCGACTGAAGGTTGGTTGTTCCGCGTTCAGTATGATTATGATGGGAAATATTTCGGTTCGGCTTCTTATCGTCGTGATGCTTCTTCTTGCTTCCATCCGGATAATCGTTGGGGTAACTTTTGGTCTGTCGGTGCAGGTTGGTTATTGAATAAAGAAGCTTTCCTGGAAAATCAAAGTTGGATTAATATGTTGAAGTTTAAAATCAGTTACGGTTTGCAGGGAAATGACAATTTGATGTATCAAGGTGGTTTGTATCGCAACTACTATCCGTATCAGGATCAGTTTACTTTGGCAAACAGTAATGGAGATTTCTCAACTTCTCTATATTATAAAGGAAATAAAGATATCACATGGGAAACTTCTCATAGTTTTAATACCGGTTTTGACTTTACGTTCTGGGGAGGCAAACTGAGTGGTTCTGCAGAGTACTTCTCTCGTAAGACTACGGATATGCTTTATTTCAAACCGGTTGCGGCTTCGATGGGATATTCCCGTTTTCCGGAAAATGTCGGTTCTATGGTGAACCGTGGTGTTGAAATCGATTTGAATTCGAATATTATCGAAACAAAAGATTTCTCATGGAGCGTAAATTTGAATTTGACTCATTTCAAAAACAAAGTGTTGGAGCTGGCGCCTGAGCTGAATGGCCAAATGATTGATGCAGGTCGTATCTATCGCGAAGATGAATCAATGTTTCAGCTTTATTTACCGAAGTATGCCGGTGTAAATCCTGAAACGGGAGAAAGCCAGTGGGCTTTGTTGAAGCCGGATGCTGAGGGCAACACGGTTACGACTTCTTATTCCACTGCTACAGAAAACCGTTTTGCGACAGGAGATATCCTTCCTAAAGTATATGGAGGATTCGGTACAAGTTTTACGGCATACGGTTTTGACTTGTCGCTCTCATTTGCCTATCAGCTAGGTGGCCGTATTTTAGACTACACATATCAGGAAATGATGAGCCCGGCTGCTACGGGTAGTGCTTTGCATAAAGACATGCTGAATGTATGGACTTCCGAGAACAAGAATACGGATGTTCCCCGTATGAATGTAAATGATAAATATACAAACCGGTTGTCCGATCGCTTTTTGACAAGCTCTGATTATCTGAGCCTTCAAAATATAACATTCGGCTATACTCTGCCGAAAAACCTGACTCGTAAATTACAGATTGAAGGCGTGCGTTTGTACTTTGTTGCAGATAACGTCGCCTTGTTGACTGCCCGCAAAGGGCTGGATCCGCGTCAAGGTTATGTCGCTTCTGATAATGTTTATTCGCCGATCCGTACAATTTCGGGTGGTATATCATTGAATTTCTAA